A window of the Lolium perenne isolate Kyuss_39 chromosome 7, Kyuss_2.0, whole genome shotgun sequence genome harbors these coding sequences:
- the LOC127313867 gene encoding uncharacterized protein isoform X1, giving the protein MEDLVHEKEQERPPESKKNPRIQENLTKIKGPEVDLVANQRQIGLPVREMLDTYHDVMNKYSEYLMSTTTNSAEVLVGVESLLNSGTMPVEEALETQVHICLKYLSLYPCQTDNDLIS; this is encoded by the exons ATGGAGGATTTGGTCCATGAAAAAGAACAAGAGAGACCACCAGAATCGAAGAAGAATCCAAGAATCCAAGAGAATCTTACGAAAATCAAAGGCCCAGAAGTAGATCTGGTTGCAAATCAAAGGCAGATAG GTTTACCTGTCAGAGAAATGTTGGACACATATCATG ATGTCATGAACAAGTATAGTGAGTATCTTATGAGTACAACAACTAACAGTGCAGAG GTGCTGGTTGGAGTGGAATCATTGCTAAATTCAGGAACTATGCCAGTTGAGGAAGCACTAGAAACCCAGGTCCATATATGTTTGAAATACCTAAGTTTGTATCCATGTCAAACTGATAATGACCTGATCAGTTGA
- the LOC127313867 gene encoding uncharacterized protein isoform X2, protein MEDLVHEKEQERPPESKKNPRIQENLTKIKGPEVDLVANQRQIGLPVREMLDTYHDVMNKYSEYLMSTTTNSAEVLVGVESLLNSGTMPVEEALETQFELKTK, encoded by the exons ATGGAGGATTTGGTCCATGAAAAAGAACAAGAGAGACCACCAGAATCGAAGAAGAATCCAAGAATCCAAGAGAATCTTACGAAAATCAAAGGCCCAGAAGTAGATCTGGTTGCAAATCAAAGGCAGATAG GTTTACCTGTCAGAGAAATGTTGGACACATATCATG ATGTCATGAACAAGTATAGTGAGTATCTTATGAGTACAACAACTAACAGTGCAGAG GTGCTGGTTGGAGTGGAATCATTGCTAAATTCAGGAACTATGCCAGTTGAGGAAGCACTAGAAACCCAG TTCGAATTAAAAACGAAGTGA
- the LOC127311639 gene encoding uncharacterized protein — MQAAKEKVKDGVSAVKAKTKITRAKAEEKAEAATARSHAERELAHERGKAKVAAAKMELHQDKALHREEAIEHRIHKHGATGCLGGHGHARHNKHGVAAAPAPPPGAGAYYPPAAGAGHY, encoded by the coding sequence ATGCAGGCTGCCAAGGAGAAGGTGAAGGACGGCGTGAGCGCGGTGAAGGCCAAGACCAAGATCACGCGCGCCAAGGCGGAGGAGAAGGctgaggcggcgacggcgaggtcgCACGCGGAGCGGGAGCTGGCGCACGAGCGCGGCAAGGCCAAGGTCGCCGCCGCCAAGATGGAGCTACACCAGGACAAGGCGCTCCACCGCGAGGAGGCCATCGAGCACCGCATCCACAAGCACGGCGCCACCGGGTGCCTCGGCGGCCACGGCCACGCCCGACACAACAAGCATGGGGTCGCGGCGGCGCCCGCTCCGCCGCCTGGTGCCGGGGCGTACTACCCTCCTGCCGCCGGTGCTGGCCACTACTAG